Part of the Triticum urartu cultivar G1812 chromosome 2, Tu2.1, whole genome shotgun sequence genome, AAGTGGCATCTAGCTGTCTTCCAGCCAGAGAGTTCTGGCCAGATAACCAGATTGGCTTCTAACAGAAACACCACCTGCCTATAGAGATTTAAccattaataaataaataaataaattatgttGCATCAAAGTGGCCAGGGCGCCAGGCATCTGTATGAAACACCACCTGCCTATAGAGATTTAACCATTGATGCCATGTTTTTATCTTTTAGATTCCTAGTCAGTGATGATGATATGTGCACACCTCAGAAAATCCTGGTCCAGTTAGTCGATCTGTGTACCAGTAGAACATTCCTCCTTGGATGTCCAGGCTTAGATTGAGCGAAACATATATGTACAAACATGGGCGCCAGACTTCAGGGCACTTCAGTGTTGTCCCCATTGTCTGAATTGCTTTGTAGAACTTCTTATGAACCTGATTTAGCAAAGGCCTTAAATGTCATTAGTGTGCAAAGACAACCCAACAAAAAGGTTGAGTCTGCTGTCTGACCTGCTTGTAACTGAAGTTTGTCACTCGGCTCTCCTTCAGGAGAATCCCAGCTGAGAACACCAGTGCTGAGGGGATGCTCAACAAGCCAAGAGCCCCCTTCAAACATCAAGCACAAGGCATATCATTCGCCGAGAACATCGAATTCGCATGTCGCGGCATGTGAGGAACAAGGATTGATAGCATATTAGCTTAACAGGAGACCCAACAGACCTGGGCGCCCATGGAGTGGACAAGAAGGCCGCTGATGGAGTACCCAATCAATGAGCCAAATGAGGAGCAAAACCCACACAAGCTCTGCATGTCGGCCGCCAGCGGCGGGTGTGTTATGCTGTTCTGCGCAACCAGGGCGTCCAGCGTCACGTCAGCTATCGCCGCGCCTGCGCTCTGCACCGTCAGGGCTAGGACCGCCGGTATGAGCCCCAAATTGCTTTGCAGGGAGATCATAAGCATAGACGTGGCGCCAATCACGCCTGCATTAACATCAGAGAACTGAGCATCAGGATACCAACCATGAAAATGATGTCGAGTCTGCctatttgtgtgtgtgtgtgtgtgtcagtgtgtgtgtgtgtgtgtgtgtgtgtgtgtgatggaATCAAGAAGTGATCCCCAAATATTTTTCACCTGCAAGAAGGAAGTAGGGGCGGCGGCGGTACCCGGCGACGGGCACGACGTCGGTGAGCAGGCCCCAGATGGGCTTGACGACCCACGGCGAGTCGACGATGCCCTGGTAGAACTGCGCCGCGGACGGCTGGAGGCGCAGCACGTCCTTGCTGTAGTACGCGGCGGCGACCACCCCGACGGCGTTGCCCACGCCCTGGCAGGCCCCGTAGACGGCGAAGACGGCGAGCACGAAGCTCCAGTGCAGCTCGCGGGAGAGCCGCCGCAGCCAGCGGAAGGGGGAGGCGACGCCGCATTCGGCGCTGCCGGAGCGGGGACCACCGTCGGCGCCGGCGCCGCCAGCTTCTTGGAGTGGCCCGCCCTCCTTGGCCTCGGGATCCATCATAGGAACAGCAGCCCTCGAGGGGCAATTTCTTCTGAGGCTTCTTGGGGATCTGCGGCGAAGCCACCGGGAA contains:
- the LOC125538848 gene encoding probable folate-biopterin transporter 2; translation: MMDPEAKEGGPLQEAGGAGADGGPRSGSAECGVASPFRWLRRLSRELHWSFVLAVFAVYGACQGVGNAVGVVAAAYYSKDVLRLQPSAAQFYQGIVDSPWVVKPIWGLLTDVVPVAGYRRRPYFLLAGVIGATSMLMISLQSNLGLIPAVLALTVQSAGAAIADVTLDALVAQNSITHPPLAADMQSLCGFCSSFGSLIGYSISGLLVHSMGAQGALGLLSIPSALVFSAGILLKESRVTNFSYKQVHKKFYKAIQTMGTTLKCPEVWRPCLYIYVSLNLSLDIQGGMFYWYTDRLTGPGFSEEFVGVIYAVGAVGSLLGVVLYQSALKDYNFRSMLLWGQVLSSLTGMLDLALVTRLNTKIGIPDYVFAVIDCGVSVMIGKLQWMPVLVLCSKLCPPGIKGTFYALLMSIQNVGLLMSAWWGGLLLHTLNVTRSEFTNLWAVVLIRNISRLLPLMLLFLVPQSDQNSTLLPAEMLHDDESTEPVKDGSGSVEFSVLVADDSGCHPPVEDVQDERIKVTDDVGGDVELIPLMNTNRTVG